A region of the Salmo trutta chromosome 40, fSalTru1.1, whole genome shotgun sequence genome:
GAACTTTCAAGAAAATTGTGATTCATATTTCTTGCATCACAGTAGTTCATAGTTCAGTTCAAGGGTCCTGTCTAATAGTAGTCAGGAAAACACACAGCTCATAGTCAAGGAAGTCAACAGTCCGTTAGGAATGAATGCTACATTTAAATGAACACacgtaggtaggtactgtagcaaaggaggctgctgaggggaggacacctcataataatgtctggaacagaaaacatatggaaaccatgtttttgataccattccactaccgccattaccatgagcccatccccccaattaaggtgctaccaacctcctgtgtactgtaggtaggtagcagaggaggctggtgggaggagctataggaggacaggctcattgtattggctggaatggaatttatggaacagagtcaaacgtgttttttttaattttaatttaactaggaaagtcagttaagaacaaattcttatttacaatgacagcctactggggaacagtgggttaactgcctttttcaggggcataacgacagattttgaccttgtcagctcggggattcaatccagcaacatttcggttactggcccaaagctctaaccactaggttacctgccgcccctgttTGATGTGGTTGATACGTTTCCATctattctattccagccattacaatgagccagtaatcctatagctccttccaccagcctcctctggtaggtaggtactgtaggtaggtaggtaggtaggtaggtaggtaggtaggtaggtaggtaggtaggtatagttgTAGTGACAACAAGTTCTCTGGAAAAACTAGACATAGTTAGTTAAAAAAATGCATAATTTCAAAAAATAATTCACTTGCAGAGGTCTTTGGTGGTGAGCAGGTAAATTGTTTTACAATGTGTACTGTAGAATAAAATATGGATGATGGAGTGATCAAAATACATGATTAGTGTGTCTATAGCAACAGTTCTGGATCCCAGAGCTATTCAATCACATGACCATCATTTGTCCATCCCAAACCACCCTTCACAGTTCCTATAGACAAGCCCTGTGGGAGGGATCTTGAGCTGGACTGTCCTATCATCTTTTAAAACAAAGTCACAGTGTCCTTTCATTGGTGGATGGGACTGTCAGTCACTCTCGTCCTGCAAGCCAACAAAGAAGCAGATCTGTCGTGGGGAGGGGCTGGGCATGAGGGTGCTGGGTCGGCGGTGGGAAGAAGGGGCGGTGGGGATGTTCCAGTATTGGCTTTGGAGGTCAAGAGCAGAGAGAGCGAACCCGGAGAGGTgacagtctctctccctgtgtccgtCACTGTCCAGGGGTAGGGGCAGGCTCATGCAATTCCTCAGGGAACCATCACTgcaaaaagaaaaacacacaagGCCATTAGACTTTATTCATACTGTATGACAGGCATCCAAATCTACAAGTagactccatccatccatccataataTAACCCAGTAGTAGTAACTCCATGTCTCTCACCTGGTTATGTCTGCTGGTGCTCCTCTCCAGGTCTGTCTGTACACGCTCCCAGCCACATCCCCAGCCACCCCAGCTAGCCAACGCATATCTGCAGGCACCTCTGGGATCCACTCCACAAACctggagtacaggagagggacAAGAAGAGTCAATGTACTGTGATGTGCCACCAAGTGGGGGGGTCAGTTCTCAACAATTCCTGTGGTGGATTGACTTGCCAACTTGATGGAGTCCCTGTGCAGCACATTCAAATTGATTGTATTTAGTAGGAAACCTGTTTGTATTCCTAGTTTGTTTGCGTTCACAGTGTTATTTGGTTGCTGTGGTGGGCTAGTGACTACTTTAAAGACTACTTTGTTGTCAGTGGTTGCTGTCAGGGCTAGTTTGAAGGTATTGGCTGCTTTATGCTAAAGGCTAGTTATAATAAAGGCTAGTTATGCTAAAGGATAGTTATGCTAAAGGATAGTTATGCTAAAGGATAGTTCAGGGCTTTTTAAAAGCTGATTTGTTAGCATTACTGTTGTCATTGGTTGCTGTTTGAGCTACTGTGACTGCATTGAATTCATTGAGGGCTTGTTAGTTTGTGGTAGGTAGCACTAGTAGTGGTATAGGATGTAGACTTACCTCTTGCccactgagtaggctgataccaCAGGTAGTGTGCAGGGCAGGAGCATGTAGGAGGCCACTCTGACCGGCAGCATCTCGGACACCTGAGCATACAGACCCGGCTTCTGCTGGCACGCCTCACAGAACACTACAGTCATAGAGACACAATATGTCACACTTCGCTGACACGGGCACAGCCTCCGATGACTTTCAGATACACACAACAACCACACGTCACTGACAAGAGCGCAGCGACAACACAATGTTAATGTCAGTGTTATAACTAGATAACAACCGTTTCTAACAGCTTTGAGCAGAAAAGATCTGAGTCTAGGTTAACTTCCTATCTACCTTTTTTGATTTGGGTTGGCAGGTTGTCAACAATCTGCTCGTCCAGCCACCAGTGCCGCTTCCTCAGGATGCGGAGCCGGCGGAGCATCCAGTCCTTAGTGGTTTCCGTGGGGATGGGCTTGCAGCAGCAGGTGTGTATGGCTTCTGATAGGTTGGGGCCGGCAGTCGGACACTCCAGCTTCAGCAGATCTGACGTCATAAACAATACATTCATCATCTTTGTAACACAGCATAAAAATATTACCCCATAAATAAGTGCTGGTTTACTCCATACTTCATGTTGAACCCTGTACATCATTGATGCTCactgcatgtactgtatatcacagTAGCTTATGATCTTAGCACAGCCCACTATTACTGTCAAAGGCAACATAGTAATACTCACGGTTCTCCTCAAGAAAGCGAAGGGCGTCCTTGTAGCCACTCTGACATATCTCTGCCATGACCTGTCAGAGAAAACACATAGATCATACCTATTGAGGTAGGGATCATATGCAAGAGGTAAATTGAATAAATATAAGACATACTCATAATCATATCACAGGATCATTGGGACTCAGATATACCCACCCACAGAAGATACAGAGCATGATCTCACATTTATTATGTAATTAGTtataactaccactaccactgacTGATTAGCAATCATGTTATCGCTGACAGTTAACAACCGTATTAAACAAGTACAGCTGTTTATAACCACATAAAACAGAGGGGAATGACTAATATCAGCCAGAACCCTCCTGGGCAACAGGCTCCTGTATTTTTGAATGGACAACAATCCAGGAAGTGTTTcactaggggttaaaggtcaatGTGGCAGAGTTCTTTCTGTTGTCTGGCTACTCCTTGTTCTGTGTCCCTACAACAACAAAGCAACAGGGAGAGAGGTATCTGGACAGCTAGCTTCAGTGGCACTACATATGTGTGAATTTAGTCAGTGTAGGTTAAACACTATTACACGTGAGGGAAAAGGTCAGGTGGAGtcttctatgtgtgtgtctgtgtatgccaTGTGTAAACACTATGTCAAAGGTGGCAGAGTCAAGTGAAACACACACTTCCTTTTCTAAGTAGGGCCTCTACACATGGCTCTGTCGGTGGGATTTGGCATAATCCCAAAATTACAGTTACAACATTCCAGGTACACATGAAGGGAAAAGACGGTGGCAGATCTTGGATTGCAGCAACAATAATAACAGAGCGAAAACTGAACCAAGAGACACAGACCAACCTCAAAGAGGGCAAAGTTCACCTGACGCTAAAAGTTGACTCCCATGTTATTATCCAGACAGTGAAGAAGAATGTGCAATACAGGAAATGTAATTCAACAAGGACAGAAGCCAATAATGTCCTGCCAGTATTGATCACTGTGGAGTTAGGGAGCAACAGGGGAGAGCAAAGTTCAGATAGGAAGTATGGGGGTAAGGGTAGAGTCCAAAGAGGAGACAGGGTAAGGGGTGAAATGGGGGAGTTGGGGTTATATAATCAGGGAATAGGATAGTGGAAGATCAGGGGCCCAGTCTCCCATACCAGACTACTACGCTCTCCTACAGAAATGTATAGAATGTTTCGACTATTTCAAGGGTACCTAAATAAGGATTTCATAACACATAACCCATACATAAGGCTTCTATTTACAAGTAGTCATAAACAACCCATCTGATGAATGGGACTAAGGGGCATCCTGATCCTCTATCCTACCTTTGGGAACAGGGCCTACAGAAGGACTTCATAACACATTCCCAGGGCCATGCATAACACATTGGTAAGCAGTCATAGCGGTCGTCCTACCTTGGGTTCTGGGGGGAACAGGGCCTTGCTGAGGCGGTACATATTGTCCAGGTTAATCTGGATGGAGGTGTTGGTGAAGCGCAGCTCGTGGAAGTTGAAGGAGGTGTCCCGGGGACAGATGTCGCTCTCGCCGGAGAACGGAGAGATGctgatggtgttcttcagctctGACTGCGGAAGGTTGTCACTGATCCCCCCATCCACATAAcgctggagagagaagaggggggagagagggagggagagagagagagagagagaaagtgagactaCTGGGTGTATTTGGACCCATGCACAACTATAAACAAGCCTTATCTGTTTGACTATTTCCAGGACCACAGCCTTTCCACAGAACAACACCCCAGGCATACTGTAGTCCAGACGTCTCAGGGCTGAGAGGATGACTGTTCTAAATCTCTATTTATATATTATAAATATTTGTTGTTGACTTCCTCTGCCTATCTTCTGCTAAAAAATATGTAACTTATAACCCAACTCGGTTATCACTGAAATGTAATATGATATGAAACAACATATTCAAGGAAACATTCCCCTCTTGAGGGCATTTTAGGCATGTCAGATTGCCCCTTAGCCAGCTTCTCCACACTGCCAACTCATGACCAAACAATCTGAAATTACTATTTGGAGAATGAATCCATTTTTACACCATTCTCATGTAATTATCCGATGCAGCTCCATTTCAAGTTCAGATGCTACCCTCTAACATTTCAAAATGAATTCATAGTTTTCCAGTGTAAAACGCAGAGAACATCTGAGGGGAAAAAAGGATAGCATTGCCCAGTTCCAAAGCATGATCAAGACTCAACTTGGCAGTGAGTTTAGCAAAGAGAGTTCAGGGCTGAGGGCAAAGAATGCACTATATATCCTTGTTCAGAGTGTCAAAGCCAACTGTTACGAGTCCAGTGATGAAATCTAGTTGAAATGAAACTTCATCACTTTCACAAGAAACTTAAATAAATAGTATGCACATTATTCTGAAAAAGTACATGCTCCGTCAACTGGCAGAAAGTTCAACTTGATCCCCTCAGATATGCTGTTTATAAGTCATTTATGACTGTTCTATATATTTGTCATAATAGACCTAGTAtagggcatatatatatatagagatgggGCATACATctatacagtgagagaaaaaaggatttgatcccctgctgattttgtacatttgcccactgacaaagaaatgatcagtctataattttaatggtaggtgtcacgtcctgaccagtaaaggggttatttgttattatagtttggtcaggacgtgacagggggtatttgttttatatggttcggggtgtttggtttatgtattccagggtttttgtcattgttctatgttagtgtatttctatgttctgtctagtcatttctatttctatgtttaggtaattggggttggggccttcaattggaggcagctgtccatcgttgcctctgattgaaggtcctataaataggaatgtgtttgtcatgggatttgtgggaggttgttcttagcatagctgtgtgttgcctgcaagactgtttgttgtcCGTTTTCGTTTTGAATtaataaaaatgagcattcacatacccgctgcgccttggtccatccattacgaCTACCGTTACagtaggtgtatttgaacagtgagagacagaataacaaaaaaatccagaaaaacgcatgtcaaaaatgttataaattgatttgcattttaatgagggaaataagtatacaTCTATATATGGGGCATACATCTATATATGGGGCATACATCTATATATGGGTCATACATCTATAGAGATGGGTCAtacatctatatagagagatgggtcatacatctatatagagagatgggacatacatctatatagagagatgggacatacatctatatagagagatgggacatacatctatatagagagatgggacatacatctatatagagagatgggacatacatctatatagagagatgggacatacatctatatagagagatgggtcatacatctatatagagagatgggtcatacatctatatagagagatgggacatacatctatatagagagatgggacatacatctatatagagagatgggaacatacat
Encoded here:
- the pnpla3 gene encoding patatin-like phospholipase domain containing 3, whose protein sequence is MFDLTKEWNLSFAGCGFLGIYHIGVASCLLEQAPYLIKGATKIYGASAGALTATVLASQASIAKCCEDVIETAKEARKRNLGPLHPSFNLVKVIRLGLERDLPADAHTLASGRLCVSLTRVSDGQNVIVSEFKSKEELIQALLCSCFIPIYCGLIPPSFQGVRYVDGGISDNLPQSELKNTISISPFSGESDICPRDTSFNFHELRFTNTSIQINLDNMYRLSKALFPPEPKVMAEICQSGYKDALRFLEENHLLKLECPTAGPNLSEAIHTCCCKPIPTETTKDWMLRRLRILRKRHWWLDEQIVDNLPTQIKKVFCEACQQKPGLYAQVSEMLPVRVASYMLLPCTLPVVSAYSVGKRFVEWIPEVPADMRWLAGVAGDVAGSVYRQTWRGAPADITSDGSLRNCMSLPLPLDSDGHRERDCHLSGFALSALDLQSQYWNIPTAPSSHRRPSTLMPSPSPRQICFFVGLQDESD